The Candidatus Delongbacteria bacterium nucleotide sequence TTTTGAGAATTATAATTCAACCATTCATTACCATCAAATTTAGTGAGACCTGAAGGACTGAAAGTGCCAAACCAAACATCATTATTAGAGTCCACTGCTATACTACTTGTAAGATTGAAAGGAACGCCCGAGTTTGTATTGTCATATGACGTAATGCCACCATTTTCAATTTTTACGATACCTCCACCATAACTGGAAGCCCAGATCACATCATTTTCGGCAACAGCTACTCTATGGCATAAATTAGCAGGAAGTTGAGAGTTTGAAGTGGTGTAAACCGTCCAAACTGTTCCACTTTTGCAAGCTAAACCTCCATATGTTGCCATCCATAATCTATTTTGTGAATCAACTGCAAGCCCATAAACCCAGTTATGCGGAATCGGAGAGTTTTCTTGATTGTAAACTGTCCACACAGAACCATCAAATGATGCTAAGCCGGAATTTGTTCCAACCCAGTATAATCCTTCACTATCTTGTACTACTCTTCTAACAATATTATTAGGTAGCCCAGAATTACTGGTGTTATAAGTTGTCCAATTAACGTTGTCATAGACAGCCAAACCATTACTTGTACAAATCCACTTAACATCCTGGTCTGCTACCATCACATCAAAAACCTGATTTGATGGAATTTGAGAATTATCAGTTTTAAAAACTTCGTAGGTGTAACCTTCAGCATTTAATAACATCATACACACAAGAAACAATGACACAACGATCTTTTTCATTACAACCCCATTATTTTAATTTTATGCTCTAATATAAGACATTAATTTTGCATAAATATGTGTTATCAGTCACACGTTTTAAAAATGTTTTTAAAATTTTATGAACACTTATTTAAATATTTTATCATTCTCATAATATTTATAGTTGTTAACTCAATATTTTTTCCAGCATTCATAATTGAACTTTGTAAATCAGTGGGATTATCAATAATGGAGAAAGCTGAAGTTAAACCAAAATTAAATAATTTTTCGTAGCCTTGCTCCAGACTTCCTGAAATTGCAATAACAGGGATCTTATATTTTGATCCAGCCATAGAAACTCCGAAAAGAACTTTTCCATTTGCAGACTGACTGTCAGTTTTCCCTTCGCCAGTAATTATAAGATCACTATCTCTCACTACTTCATCGAAAGAAATATTTTCTAATACAGCTTGAATACCTGATTGAATTTTCCCGTTGAGAAAAGCTATCATTCCTCCACCCAATCCGCCTGCTGCACCGCTTCCTTTTACATCAATTTCGACATTAAACATTAACTCTAATAATTTA carries:
- a CDS encoding T9SS type A sorting domain-containing protein translates to MKKIVVSLFLVCMMLLNAEGYTYEVFKTDNSQIPSNQVFDVMVADQDVKWICTSNGLAVYDNVNWTTYNTSNSGLPNNIVRRVVQDSEGLYWVGTNSGLASFDGSVWTVYNQENSPIPHNWVYGLAVDSQNRLWMATYGGLACKSGTVWTVYTTSNSQLPANLCHRVAVAENDVIWASSYGGGIVKIENGGITSYDNTNSGVPFNLTSSIAVDSNNDVWFGTFSPSGLTKFDGNEWLNYNSQNSSLPASNILDLDFDDLGNLWICTEYSGLYEMKTNGEWGVYTTNTTGVTFNTIMGIDFGSDNSVYVAGDFGLVKMIPDPIEINETVPSVSSLTNYPNPFNPVTTISFNLNFAEDIELNIYNSKGEIVQNLAYGKFDNGLHSVTFNGIDLSSGLYFAVLNAKLSGIKETTRLALLK